One region of Bombus vancouverensis nearcticus unplaced genomic scaffold, iyBomVanc1_principal scaffold0036, whole genome shotgun sequence genomic DNA includes:
- the LOC143304452 gene encoding uncharacterized protein LOC143304452, producing MKDRVDLQQKFYTIAGQASAILEEANKQAEPTTTNLATKPSDMSLPEPVDLPRIQLPTFSGAYEDWPGFADQFRSTVHDNPRIDDCKRLMYLRSCLKHGAALAIASLSNAAANYAVAWEILERRYNRPAKIVERHLQEIFDAASSSRIAHRDLQSYTTKLEAHYKALAAIGQPTADALLLHLCTANLDRETDSIWKEKIRSTPFPTFPDFLQFLNDRCQVIEPARTTRPPRGQAFVTSRSPPLCPICHGPHKIWRCNTFRTKTIDERILAAEEISACTNCLLPGHKLQHCTSGSCRICDQRHHTLLHRSDAPMSNQTPPTTPPSTRKAPSYHPNNPSSNSQRQNRQ from the exons ATGAAG GACCGGGTTGACCTACAACAGAAGTTCTACACCATCGCCGGACAGGCGTCCGCCATCCTTGAGGAGGCAAACAAGCAAGCAGAACCAACCACCACAAATCTTGCAACAAAGCCATCGGACATGTCATTGCCGGAACCCGTCGATTTGCCTAGAATTCAGCTACCCACCTTTTCTGGAGCCTACGAAGATTGGCCGGGGTTCGCGGATCAATTTCGCTCCACGGTCCACGATAACCCCCGCATAGACGACTGCAAGCGACTGATGTATCTCCGTTCTTGCCTAAAGCATGGGGCAGCTCTAGCGATCGCGTCATTAAGCAATGCGGCAGCTAACTACGCAGTCGCCTGGGAAATATtagaacgacgttataacagacCAGCCAAAATTGTCGAGAGACACTTGCAGGAGATATTTGACGCAGCCTCCTCATCACGGATAGCACATCGCGATTTGCAGTCCTACACGACCAAGTTGGAAGCTCATTACAAAGCCTTGGCCGCCATCGGACAACCAACCGCAGATGCCCTGCTTTTGCACCTATGTACCGCCAACCTTGATCGGGAAACCGATTCAATATGGAAGGAAAAGATAAGGTCCACACCATTCCCCACGTTCCCGGACTTCTTGCAATTCTTGAACGATCGCTGTCAGGTCATAGAACCTGCAAGAACGACACGCCCACCACGAGGGCAGGCATTTGTCACGTCACGATCACCGCCACTCTGTCCAATCTGCCATGGACCACACAAAATTTGGCGCTGCAACACCTTTAGGACGAAGACGATCGACGAACGGATTCTAGCCGCCGAGGAAATCTCAGCGTGTACGAATTGCCTGCTACCAGGACACAAATTGCAACACTGCACCTCTGGCTCTTGCCGCATATGTGATCAACGCCATCACACGCTCCTACATCGATCAGACGCGCCAATGAGCAATCAGACGCCTCCCACCACGCCCCCAAGCACAAGGAAAGCTCCGTCATACCATCCAAATAATCCATCATCCAACTCGCAACGACAAAACAGACAATGA